The following coding sequences are from one Salvia hispanica cultivar TCC Black 2014 chromosome 3, UniMelb_Shisp_WGS_1.0, whole genome shotgun sequence window:
- the LOC125216449 gene encoding DENN domain and WD repeat-containing protein SCD1-like, translated as MPPIFEYFVVCGMGPEIRTLDGVRGYHGMLTMYLSSLLDQYPPSNHALYPPPPPQLSTCVLPAGVQFYSSGFDSDDPSSFPRNYPIVLTEGDGSKIYVSCIAFRDPVDEDIVEAFRIPPGSYADKCICLVSRSPSFRILRETLEEIFLLCFSNSGSSLQLWEIVAFLVSNVPLPTPGKERVFFTIDNSLLVIDVPPKDGLPHADISFQPLVQCLDVDNLIKLFTAVLLERRILLRSDKYSLLTLVSEAICHLIYPFRWQHVYIPLLFFSGVDYIDAPTPYMMGLHSGVDTFGLLMDGVVVVDLEHNLITTTEEIPPLPEPEYSSLRSEIMKLSHPNVFGIDHMKGGFFTEQYPRVGSRLWEEDDDLHFRIIFLKFFASILDGYRNFVENAGTNVFNNQAFLKKRSRSTNQPPDPMITQFLESQGFLDYLERGIGSQVNGNNLLDKLQDAISMGQNPMSIFSSLSIEPEVITIYGPEEGKPDVKYCYDRFPSNFRTEEQEEKRKQILAAATGAIEYSAKQNMSSTCVDSNSGSVSPTERAAEKERMVLDIKVKLQGLWLHLLKLETTEDPLSSFEYGTILALIEYDAEGIGGSGFVECIKEHIYSGWNCQLTEEQFIAVKELLKTAISLAIARNDMVTIRDALEVSAVMHKMDVNNVLDYVQRHLRSLSIWDELRFWEGYFDYLLDCFSSKSTNYAILATTQLIIVALHMAGLGLPDSEAWYVIETIAGKNNIGYKHIINLRGYLSHLRQTCIGYWGIHGGKSQFVSCYGLPALDPLESPSTGEQGSEASGVGRSWVQSMFSRERALSFTRSVPTLRDVPRRVGKKKSQTNIRMLRGHSGAITALHCITKREVWDLVGDRDDAGFFISGSTDCTVKIWDPTLRGSELKATLKGHSGIVRAISSDRRKVVSGSDDQFVLVWDKQTTHLVEELKGHEGQVSAVRTLSGERVLSAAHDGTIKMWDVRMDTCVATVARCSSAILCMDYDDSTGILAAAGRDVVANIWDIRAGKQMHKLLGHSKWIRSIKMVGHTLITGSDDWTARVWSVSQGTCDAVLACHNGPVSCVEYSNADRGIITGSSDGLLRFWENDDGSVKCTKNVTVHNAPILSINAGEQWLGVGAADNSMSLFHRPQDRLGGHTTTGPKMAGWQLYRTPLKSVATVRCATSDLERKRICGGGRNGVLRLWDATINI; from the exons ATGCCGCCGATCTTCGAGTACTTCGTCGTGTGCGGGATGGGACCGGAAATCCGCACCCTCGACGGCGTCCGCGGCTACCACGGCATGCTCACCATGTACCTCTCCTCGCTGCTCGACCAATACCCTCCCTCCAATCACGCTCTCtacccgccgccgccgccgcagctCTCCACCTGCGTATTGCCTGCCGGCGTCCAATTCTACTCCTCAGGCTTCGATTCCGACGATCCGTCGTCGTTTCCGCGCAATTACCCCATCGTGCTGACTGAAGGGGACGGCTCCAAGATTTACGTCAGCTGCATCGCGTTTAGGGATCCCGTGGATGAGGACATAGTGGAGGCGTTTCGCATTCCCCCTGGTTCCTATGCGGATAAATGCATCTGTCTGGTCTCGCGATCGCCTAGTTTCCGGATTCTGCGCGAGACTTTGGAGGAGATATTCCTACTTTGTTTCTCCAACTCCGGTAGCAG CTTGCAGTTGTGGGAAATTGTTGCTTTTTTAGTTTCCAATGTACCTTTGCCTACTCCTGGAAAGGAACGAGTATTCTTTACCATTGACAATAGTCTCCTTGTGATTGATGTTCCGCCTAAGGATGGTCTTCCTCATGCTGAT ATATCCTTCCAGCCGTTGGTCCAGTGTTTGGATGTTGATAATCTCATCAAACTATTTACTGCAGTTCTGCTGGAAAGAAGGATTTTGCTGCGCTCTGACAA ATATTCTCTTTTAACTCTTGTATCAGAGGCCATATGCCATTTAATATATCCATTTCGATGGCAG CATGTCTACATTCCATTGCTATTTTTCAGTGGAGTTGACTATATTGATGCTCCTACACCCTATATGATGGGCCTCCATTCAGGTGTTGATACTTTTGGCCTACTCATGGATGGT GTAGTTGTTGTTGACCTTGAGCATAATCTCATCACTACAACAGAAGAAATTCCTCCATTACCAGAACCAGAGTATAGTTCATTGCGCAGTGAGATAATGAAACTATCACATCCAAATGTTTTTGGCATAGACCACATGAAGGGTGGTTTTTTCACTGAGCAATATCCTAGAGTTGGCAGCAGGCTGTGGGAAGAGGATGATGATCTCCATTTTAG GATTATATTCCTAAAATTCTTTGCATCAATTTTAGATGGCTATCGCAATTTTGTA GAAAATGCTGGTACTAATGTCTTCAACAATCAGGCTTTTCTAAAGAAGCGTTCTCGGTCAACAAACCAGCCTCCAGATCCAATG ATAACTCAGTTTTTAGAATCCCAAGGATTCTTAGATTATCTGGAGAGAGGCATTGGTTCTCAAGTAAATGGCAATAATCTTCTTGATAAGTTACAAGATGCTATTAGCATGGGACAAAATCCGATGTCaatattttcttcactttccaTAGAGCCTGAGGTTATAACTATTTATGGTCCTGAAGAAGGGAAGCCAG ATGTCAAATATTGTTATGACAGGTTCCCTTCAAATTTTAGAACCGAAGAGCAGGAAGAAAAAAGGAAGCAGATTCTAGCTGCAGCAACTGGAGCTATAGAGTATTCTGCAAAGCAGAACATGAG TTCAACTTGTGTGGACTCTAATTCTGGAAGTGTGAGTCCAACAGAGAGGGCT GCTGAAAAAGAGCGCATGGTTTTGGACATTAAAGTGAAGCTTCAG GGTTTGTGGCTACACCTCTTGAAGCTTGAGACTACGGAAGATCCTCTTTCATCCTTTGAGTATGGAACTATTCTAG CTCTGATCGAGTATGATGCGGAGGGAATTGGCGGTAGTGGATTTGTTGAATGTATAAAAGAGCACATATATTCA GGATGGAACTGTCAATTGACGGAAGAGCAGTTTATTGCAGTGAAAGAACTG CTAAAAACAGCCATTAGTCTTGCTATTGCTCGGAATGACATGGTAACTATCAGAGATGCTCTTGAAGTGTCTGCTGTAATGCATAAAATGGACGTAAACAATGTCTTAGATTATGTTCAGCGTCACCTACGTTCTCTTTCCATCTGGGATGAGCTACG GTTTTGGGAAGGGTACTTTGACTATTTGCTTGACTGCTTCTCTAGCAA ATCAACCAACTATGCAATACTGGCGACAACACAATTAATCATTGTGGCATTACATATG GCTGGACTTGGACTACCTGACAGCGAAGCGTGGTATGTGATAGAAACAATAGCTGGAAAGAATAACATTGGGTATAAGCACATT ATAAATCTCAGAGGGTACCTGTCACACCTACGACAAACTTGTATTGGGTATTGGGGAATCCATGGTGGAAAATCACAGTTTGTATCTTGCTATGGATTGCCTGCTCTAGATCCACTAGAATCTCCAAGTACTGGTGAACAAGGTTCCGAGGCTTCTGGTGTTGGAAGGAGCTGGGTACAAAGCATGTTTAGCAGGGAAAGAGCCCTCTCTTTTACTCGTTCGG TTCCAACTTTGCGAGATGTGCCAAGAAGAGTGGGGAAGAAAAAATCTCAGACCAACATCCGCATGCTAAGAGGTCACAGTGGAGCAATCACAGCATTACACTGTATTACGAAAAGAGAAGTATGGGATCTAGTTGGTGATCGTGATGATGCAGGATTCTTTATCAGTGGCAGCACTGACTGCACT GTGAAGATATGGGATCCCACTCTCCGTGGTTCAGAACTGAAGGCAACTTTAAAGGGTCACTCCGG GATTGTGAGAGCCATAAGCTCCGATAGGCGGAAAGTGGTATCAGGATCAGATGACCAGTTTGTTCTAGTGTGGGATAAGCAGACAACTCATCTTGTCGAAGAGCTGAAAGGCCATGAAGGCCAG GTCAGCGCCGTGCGCACACTATCAGGTGAGCGTGTTCTCTCAGCTGCACATGATGGAACTATAAAGATGTGGGATGTGAGGATGGACACCTGTGTTGCTACTGTAGCACGTTGTTCAAGTGCAATTCTCTGTATGGACTACGATGACTCCACTGGTATCTTGGCAGCTGCGGGCAGAGATGT TGTTGCAAACATTTGGGATATTCGGGCTGGAAAGCAGATGCACAAGCTGTTAGGGCATTCAAAGTGGATCAG GTCCATAAAAATGGTTGGACACACTTTAATAACAGGTAGTGATGATTGGACTGCTCGGGTGTGGTCTGTCTCCCAAGGAACTTGTGATGCTGTATTGGCTTGCCACAATGGTCCAGTTTCATGTGTTGAATACTCTAATGCAGATAGAGGAATTATTACAG GATCAAGTGATGGCCTTCTCAGATTTTGGGAAAATGATGATG GTTCTGTAAAGTGCACCAAGAATGTGACAGTTCACAATGCTCCCATATTGTCCATAAACGCGGGGGAGCAATGGTTGGGAGTCGGGGCTGCTGATAATTCTATGTCCCTCTTCCACCGGCCTCAAGATAGGCTCGGAGGGCACACAACAACAGGTCCAAAGATGGCTGGCTGGCAACTCTACAGAACTCCTCTAAAATCAGTCGCAACG GTGAGATGTGCGACTTCTGACCTCGAGAGGAAGAGAATATGTGGTGGGGGGCGCAACGGAGTGCTTAGGCTGTGGGATGCAACTATTAACATCTAA